One genomic window of Desulfuromonas sp. AOP6 includes the following:
- the fliF gene encoding flagellar basal-body MS-ring/collar protein FliF: protein MAEQKIKIPADGGEKRTLLQSLNEWPLSRKLSLVAVVLVCVALFATLILQARVADYRLLFANLSDSDASSVVSWLKERKIPYRFDDGGRAIHVPADQVYEVRIELAGSGIPQGGGIGFELFDKQSFGMTDFAQKVNYQRALQGELARTITSLAPVEGARVHLALPEKRLFKEQQKDATASVILKLASGQKLKEGQIQGIINLVAGSIEGLEAENVTVIDSSGGVLSRRSQEGPSGPMTPGMLDYQQTLERRLEERAQSLLDRALGVSNSLVKVTAEVDFSQVEKVEELYDPKGSVPRSEQVSEESSGGEVNGGIPGVAANVGGAAATAGAIPSNRSSETINYEISKVINRIVEPVGTVKALSVAVLVADRLVPGAEGGASSYAPRNEQELLSIENMVKSALGIDQGRGDQIQVVSMPFESGFADEIVSTPGPAPSLYDYLPYVKYGLILLGGLLAYLLLVRPLLRTLKGEVTEHYKTVEQLEAELLTHDTAHSATVDPAQQLRTATIEGKTTPAQVIKTWLKEG from the coding sequence ATGGCAGAACAAAAGATAAAAATCCCTGCCGACGGGGGAGAAAAAAGGACGCTGCTGCAGAGTCTCAACGAGTGGCCTCTGTCGCGCAAGCTCAGCCTCGTGGCCGTGGTTCTCGTCTGCGTGGCGCTGTTTGCCACCCTCATTCTGCAGGCGCGGGTGGCTGACTACCGGCTGCTGTTTGCCAATCTGTCCGACAGCGACGCGTCCTCGGTTGTTTCCTGGCTGAAAGAGCGCAAGATCCCCTACCGTTTCGATGACGGCGGCCGCGCGATTCATGTTCCGGCCGACCAGGTCTACGAGGTACGTATCGAACTGGCGGGGTCAGGCATTCCCCAAGGGGGAGGCATCGGCTTCGAGCTTTTCGACAAGCAGAGCTTCGGCATGACCGACTTTGCCCAGAAGGTCAATTATCAGCGGGCTCTGCAGGGCGAGCTGGCCAGAACCATCACGTCCCTGGCGCCGGTGGAAGGTGCTCGGGTTCATCTGGCTCTGCCGGAGAAGCGCCTGTTCAAGGAGCAGCAGAAGGATGCCACCGCTTCAGTCATCCTCAAGCTGGCCAGCGGGCAGAAGCTTAAGGAAGGGCAGATTCAGGGGATCATCAATCTGGTGGCGGGCAGTATCGAAGGCCTGGAGGCCGAGAATGTCACGGTCATCGATTCAAGCGGTGGTGTGCTGTCGCGCCGCAGTCAGGAGGGACCGAGCGGTCCCATGACACCCGGTATGCTCGATTACCAGCAGACGCTGGAGCGGCGGCTGGAAGAGCGGGCGCAGTCCCTGCTTGACCGGGCCCTGGGGGTGAGTAACTCCCTGGTCAAGGTGACGGCCGAGGTCGACTTCTCCCAGGTGGAGAAAGTAGAAGAACTGTACGATCCGAAAGGTTCTGTGCCCCGTAGTGAGCAGGTCTCGGAAGAGTCCTCTGGCGGCGAAGTCAACGGCGGTATTCCCGGTGTTGCCGCCAATGTAGGCGGAGCCGCCGCCACGGCGGGCGCGATCCCCAGCAACCGCAGTTCGGAAACGATCAATTACGAAATAAGCAAGGTGATCAATCGTATCGTGGAGCCCGTAGGGACGGTCAAGGCCCTCTCCGTGGCGGTATTGGTCGCTGATCGCCTGGTGCCCGGCGCTGAAGGGGGGGCGTCCAGTTACGCGCCGCGCAATGAACAGGAGCTGCTCTCCATTGAGAATATGGTCAAAAGCGCCCTTGGCATCGACCAGGGCCGGGGGGATCAGATCCAGGTCGTTTCCATGCCCTTTGAGAGCGGTTTCGCTGACGAGATCGTTTCAACGCCGGGGCCAGCGCCTTCCCTTTACGACTACCTTCCCTATGTCAAGTACGGGCTGATCCTCCTTGGTGGCCTGCTCGCCTATCTCCTGCTGGTGCGTCCGCTTTTGCGTACTCTTAAAGGCGAAGTGACGGAACACTATAAGACGGTTGAACAGCTGGAAGCCGAATTGCTGACCCACGACACGGCCCATTCCGCCACGGTTGACCCGGCTCAGCAACTGCGTACGGCGACGATTGAAGGAAAAACCACCCCGGCTCAGGTAATCAAGACCTGGCTCAAAGAAGGTTGA
- the fliG gene encoding flagellar motor switch protein FliG produces the protein MAKPTVQFFDLSGVEKAAMLLLCLGERATSMVFKELSDAEVRAISRCMVSMEHVPAPLAREVISAYEKAQVEYAGIFVKGDEFVKNAISESGDPKRIEQLMEQVAAATEKRPLETIALMQPRVVASLLASEHPQTMALILSTQKADHTSRILSYLPDDLKSDVMYRIAKIEQVSPDVIKHIEDALQREIGVVSDKEQQELGGIDTVVDILARMEKGADRNILTRIDEVDPEMAEAIRKKMFTFDDLVMLDNPSLQKILREVDNDTLTLALKAATPEVKEKIFSNISIRAAEMIEEELEAMGPVRLSEVESMQQTIVKIALRLEEEGTLIIPGRGGDDVLV, from the coding sequence ATGGCAAAGCCGACTGTACAGTTTTTCGATTTGTCCGGCGTGGAGAAAGCGGCGATGCTGCTTCTCTGCCTGGGGGAGCGCGCCACTTCCATGGTGTTCAAAGAACTCTCCGACGCCGAGGTGAGGGCCATCAGCCGCTGCATGGTCAGTATGGAGCATGTGCCGGCACCCTTGGCGCGCGAGGTCATTTCCGCCTATGAAAAGGCGCAGGTCGAATACGCCGGCATCTTCGTCAAGGGGGATGAGTTCGTCAAAAACGCCATCTCCGAATCGGGCGATCCCAAGCGCATCGAGCAACTCATGGAACAGGTCGCCGCCGCCACGGAAAAGCGTCCCCTGGAGACCATCGCCCTTATGCAACCCCGGGTGGTGGCGAGCCTTTTGGCCAGCGAGCATCCGCAGACCATGGCCCTGATCCTGTCGACACAGAAGGCCGACCACACCAGCCGCATCCTTTCCTATCTCCCTGACGACTTGAAATCGGACGTTATGTACCGCATCGCCAAAATCGAACAGGTTTCTCCCGATGTCATCAAACATATTGAAGACGCCCTACAGCGGGAAATCGGGGTTGTTTCCGACAAGGAGCAGCAGGAGCTGGGCGGTATCGACACGGTGGTCGATATCCTGGCGCGTATGGAAAAGGGCGCCGACCGCAATATCCTGACGCGCATCGACGAGGTCGATCCCGAAATGGCCGAGGCCATCCGCAAAAAGATGTTTACCTTCGACGATCTGGTCATGCTCGACAACCCGTCCCTGCAGAAGATTTTGCGCGAGGTCGACAACGATACTCTTACGCTGGCCCTCAAGGCCGCCACGCCGGAGGTCAAGGAGAAGATCTTCAGCAACATCTCCATCCGGGCGGCGGAGATGATCGAGGAGGAGCTCGAAGCCATGGGGCCGGTGCGGCTGTCCGAGGTGGAGTCGATGCAGCAGACCATCGTCAAGATCGCGCTGCGTCTGGAAGAAGAAGGCACACTGATTATCCCGGGTCGGGGCGGAGACGATGTCCTTGTCTAA
- a CDS encoding FliH/SctL family protein — MSKIYRSTENSTFEPILFADFDGGGGFGIDEARDEAAMSSEAKTAGSSSAEPMSTPTVDVEALEKAAFEKGRQAGRQEAEALFGQSAQALAEAAIEISQLRESLHKSSVEDMLRLVMAIAERVIHVEVEKHSEMIVDVIERALKAAIKADEYHIRVNPQDLEVVKEKKPLFIASISGLKNIIFEGDAAIARGGCLVESTLGQVDATLESQLAQIRQHLAEQTGHE; from the coding sequence TTGTCTAAAATTTATCGCAGCACGGAAAACAGCACCTTTGAACCGATTCTCTTTGCCGATTTCGACGGCGGGGGTGGTTTTGGCATCGACGAGGCCCGAGATGAAGCCGCCATGTCATCTGAGGCGAAGACCGCCGGTTCTTCTTCGGCGGAACCGATGTCCACCCCGACTGTCGATGTCGAAGCTTTGGAGAAAGCCGCATTTGAAAAGGGACGTCAAGCCGGCCGGCAGGAGGCTGAGGCGCTGTTCGGGCAAAGCGCCCAGGCTTTGGCTGAAGCCGCAATAGAGATCAGTCAGCTGCGGGAGTCCCTCCATAAAAGCAGCGTCGAGGACATGCTGCGGCTGGTGATGGCCATTGCCGAGCGGGTGATTCACGTTGAAGTGGAAAAGCACAGCGAGATGATCGTCGACGTGATCGAAAGGGCTCTGAAGGCCGCCATCAAGGCCGATGAGTACCACATCCGGGTCAATCCCCAGGATCTGGAGGTGGTCAAGGAGAAAAAACCCCTCTTCATCGCCAGCATCAGTGGTCTCAAAAATATCATCTTTGAAGGCGATGCCGCTATCGCCCGCGGCGGCTGTCTGGTCGAGTCGACCCTCGGGCAGGTGGACGCTACCCTGGAAAGCCAACTGGCGCAGATCCGCCAGCATCTGGCCGAGCAGACAGGTCACGAGTAA
- a CDS encoding FliI/YscN family ATPase, translated as MKELAASIEHLNLLQVRGKVTKIVGLVVEGYCPNASVGTLCELTPLDGGDPVPAEVVGFRDSRALLMPLGELRGLGPGSLIRVCQSCASMEVGEELLGRVIDAMGQPMDGGPPLDLSRRLPLYALPPGPMQRKKIKQPLDLGVRAINGLLTCGIGQRMGVMAGSGVGKSVLLGTMAKHARADVNVIALIGERGREVMEFIERDLGAEGLARSVVVVATSDQSPLLRMRGAFVATTIAEYFCGQGQDVLMMMDSVTRFAMAMREVGLAVGEPPTTKGYTPSVFATLPKLLERAGSFAGCGSITALYTVLVEGDDMNEPVADAVRSILDGHIVLSRDLAAKNHYPAIDIMNSASRVMREIVDPEHVKLAGQLREILATYREAEDLINIGAYANGSNPKIDYALTRIDAVNDFLCQGMDEAVDLESTLPHLRQVVLDRREKLRG; from the coding sequence ATGAAAGAGCTGGCCGCCTCCATAGAGCATCTCAATCTGCTCCAGGTGCGGGGCAAGGTCACCAAGATCGTCGGCCTGGTGGTGGAGGGCTATTGCCCCAACGCCTCCGTCGGCACGCTGTGTGAGCTGACCCCCCTCGATGGCGGCGACCCCGTACCGGCGGAAGTGGTCGGTTTCCGCGATTCCCGCGCCCTGCTCATGCCGCTCGGGGAGCTGCGCGGTCTGGGGCCGGGCAGCCTCATCCGCGTCTGTCAGAGCTGCGCTTCCATGGAGGTCGGCGAAGAACTGCTCGGCCGGGTGATCGACGCCATGGGCCAACCGATGGATGGCGGTCCTCCCCTTGACCTCAGCCGCCGCCTGCCCCTGTATGCCCTTCCGCCCGGTCCCATGCAGCGCAAGAAAATCAAGCAGCCCCTCGACCTGGGCGTGCGCGCCATCAACGGCCTGCTCACCTGCGGTATCGGCCAGCGTATGGGCGTTATGGCCGGTTCCGGTGTGGGCAAGAGCGTGCTGTTGGGGACGATGGCCAAACATGCCCGCGCCGATGTCAACGTCATCGCCCTCATCGGGGAGCGCGGCCGCGAGGTGATGGAGTTTATCGAGCGCGACCTGGGTGCCGAAGGTTTGGCCCGCTCCGTGGTTGTTGTCGCCACCTCCGATCAGTCACCCCTGTTGCGCATGCGCGGGGCTTTCGTCGCCACCACCATCGCCGAATACTTTTGTGGACAAGGTCAGGATGTCCTCATGATGATGGATTCGGTCACCCGTTTTGCCATGGCCATGCGTGAGGTCGGCCTGGCCGTCGGCGAGCCGCCCACCACCAAGGGCTACACGCCCTCCGTCTTTGCCACCCTCCCCAAGCTGCTCGAACGTGCCGGCAGCTTTGCCGGCTGCGGCAGCATCACCGCTCTCTATACGGTACTGGTGGAAGGGGACGACATGAACGAACCGGTAGCCGACGCCGTCCGTTCTATCCTCGATGGCCATATTGTCCTGTCCCGCGACCTGGCGGCCAAGAATCACTATCCCGCCATCGATATTATGAATTCCGCCAGTCGCGTCATGCGTGAAATCGTCGATCCCGAGCACGTCAAACTGGCGGGGCAGCTGCGGGAGATCCTCGCTACCTACCGGGAAGCTGAGGATCTCATCAATATCGGCGCCTACGCCAATGGCAGCAATCCCAAGATCGATTACGCCCTTACCCGCATCGATGCCGTCAACGACTTTCTCTGCCAGGGGATGGATGAGGCCGTGGACCTGGAGTCGACTTTGCCCCACCTGCGCCAGGTTGTGCTCGATCGCCGCGAAAAACTGCGCGGATAA